TCACGTTCGGCTAGCATGAAGACGAACACGCCCGGCGCGTAAAGAATCATCGCGATGAGCATATATTCGACACCCGACGCATAGAGGAGCCATGCCGCGTAAACGGTCGCGATGCCCGACATGACAAGCATCGAGTGCGTCCCTGTGCGTCGTGCCTCTTTCCAACCGAACAAGGCGGAAAACAAGTACGGGACGAGGGCCGCAATCCCGGCAATGCTCGAGAGCACCAAATAGGTCTGTTCGGAGAAGAGTGCAATGATAGTGACGAGTTGTGTGAAGACTTGCGTGATGAACAAGGCACTCACCGGCGTCTCATTCCGATTGAGCCGATTGAACAATTTCGGGAACACCCCGTCGCGACTTGCCACATAAGAAATCTCTGTCGCGAGAATCGTCCACCCGAGCAACGCACCTGAGAGCGAGACGAGGAGGCCGATATTGATGAGTGTCGCACCGACGGGACCGACGACCGCCTCAAGCACATACGCCATCGACGGTTCCGCCAGTAACGCGAGTTGCTCTTGGGTCATCACCCCGAACGATATGATTGAGATCATCATATAAATGACGAGTGTCCCAACCAGTCCGATCACCGTCGCTCGTCCGACATCTCGTTTATGACGGGCCCGTGATGATAAGACGACCGCTCCTTCGATGCCGACGAACGCCCATAACGTTACGAGCATCGTCGATTTCACTTGCGGGAACACCTGTGACCAGCTGAAGCCCGACTGACCCCAAAAGTCGATTTGGAACGTGTCGATCCGGAAAGCGAACAAGATAAGGATGATAAATAAAAAGATTGGGACGAGCTTCGCGATTGTCGTGACGATATTGAGGAGTGCCGCTTCTCTCATCCCTCGCGAGATGATCCAGAACAGCCCCCAAATCACGATCACGCTCATAATCAATCGAAACGCCCGATGCTCTGCCGAAAAGATCGGGAAGAAATAACTGAGCGTGCTAAAGATCAACGTGATGTTCGCCACCGTCCCAATCCACGCCGACATCCAGTAGCCCCACCCACTATTGAATCCGACAAACTTGCCGAACCCTTCTTTCGCATAGGCGTATATGCCGCCCTCGAGTTCAGGACGTGTATTGGCTAGAAATTGAAACACGAACGCGAGCATGACCATCCCGATGCCGGTAATCGTCCAACCGATTAACACCGATCCGACCCCGGCACCTTGCGCCATCGCTCCCGGTAAATTAAATGCC
This sequence is a window from Exiguobacterium mexicanum. Protein-coding genes within it:
- a CDS encoding basic amino acid/polyamine antiporter, with protein sequence MKSQSAGIGFFGLAAMVIGTMIGGGAFNLPGAMAQGAGVGSVLIGWTITGIGMVMLAFVFQFLANTRPELEGGIYAYAKEGFGKFVGFNSGWGYWMSAWIGTVANITLIFSTLSYFFPIFSAEHRAFRLIMSVIVIWGLFWIISRGMREAALLNIVTTIAKLVPIFLFIILILFAFRIDTFQIDFWGQSGFSWSQVFPQVKSTMLVTLWAFVGIEGAVVLSSRARHKRDVGRATVIGLVGTLVIYMMISIISFGVMTQEQLALLAEPSMAYVLEAVVGPVGATLINIGLLVSLSGALLGWTILATEISYVASRDGVFPKLFNRLNRNETPVSALFITQVFTQLVTIIALFSEQTYLVLSSIAGIAALVPYLFSALFGWKEARRTGTHSMLVMSGIATVYAAWLLYASGVEYMLIAMILYAPGVFVFMLAEREQGRPFLSRLQYMIAVVILLAATYGVYGLWTATISL